Part of the Gracilimonas sp. genome is shown below.
AGCCGGTTCTTTCGAAAGCATTAAGAAAATGATGCTGATCAAGTAACAAATTAGATTTTCCTGGAATGAGGATGGAATACTCCTCATTCCTATTTTTTTAAAAACTAAATAGTTCAGATGTACAAGTCCTTCATTTTAATTTTAGCGGTATTGTCAGCCGGCCTTTTTATTTCGGGCTGTGATGCTGGTTTATCCGGTACGGCTTCAGAAAATCAGCCTCCTTCAACTAATTTAACGGTTGAGAGAATTAACAGGGGAGATGATTTCAGGTTATCCAGCCAGATTAACATTTCCTGGTGGGGCAACGACCCTGACGGGTATGTTGTAGGCTATGAGTATGCCATAAACGATACCAGCGAAGGAGCCTGGACTTTTACGGAGCGATCCGACAGTACCTTTATATTGCCGATTACTGAAGGTCAAAGTGTTGATGATGTTCTTTTCAAAGTAAGGGCTGTTGATAATGAAGGCGCAAAAGATCCCGTGGGCGCACGTCTGGTTTACCCAATAGTCAATTCTGACCCTACAGTTTCATTTTCTGAAACGGAAACTCCGCCTGATACACTGTTTTCAATAAGCAGTTTTGGCTGGAGATTCAATGATCCGGACGGACTATTAAACATTCGCAGCACTGAAATTGCGATTAATGACACCATAAACGGGTGGACAGAAATACCGGTTTCATCAGAAAATGAAGGGCGAATATTTATATCACTCGAAGTGGATAATAGCAGCACAGGTACAAAAACAGCTGATGTGTTTCTGGGTAGATCATATAATCGAGGAGTTGATGAATCCGGCGATCCTATCCAAATAGCAGGTGTTGAGGTGGGAGCTACTAATACAGCTTACGTTCGCTCCATTGACGCAGCAGGTGCTGTAAGCCAGTTAGATAGTGTGAGTTGGTACATTAAACCCCAACGATCAAAAGTGCTATTTTTAAATGATATTGGCTCAAACAATTCTCTGGAAAAACAAAATGAGCACCTTTCATACCTTAATAGCTATGGTATTGAGCCGGATCAGTGGCTGATTAATACCGGGACTCCTTCATTAGGTACTATAGAGCTTTCAGATCAATTTCCTGCGGTAGTGGATCCAACACTACAGAAAACGCTTGCAAAGTGGGATCATATTTATTGGGTATCCAATGATATAGACAGAAACATCGTACATGCATTGGAAATTACCAGAGAGTTCTTCGAGCAGGGCGGAAACATGTTTGTCACTATTCCTATGAAGGAAATTGGCCAGGATGACGATGTATTTAATTTCATACCGGTAGATTCCATCGGGGATTATAGTTCTGCCAGTTCAAGAAGTACTAATTTTATCATCAATAACAATACAGAGGTTCCCAGCCTGACCGGCGGGCCGTCACTTCTTACGGAAAGAACTCAAACGAGTATCTTTCCACTAAAACCAATACCCGGAGCTACCCTTCTATACCAGACTGATTTTCAAACAACAACGTTGACCGGTAGAATTGAGGATTATACTGAGTTCGAAGGGGTAGGTATTGAAAATCCGGAGGGCAACGTAATCTATTTTGGTATGGATCTAACGTTGTTAAATGGCAACAATAATTTGGCCGATTTTATTGAATATATCTGTATCCAAAGACTGGGTTTCAGCAACTGAGGTTATTATGAAAAGATTTAATCTGATTTTATTACTGTTTACGCTTTTGGGAACGGCTTCGGTGTGGGCTCAAAACACAGGATCTATTTCCGGAACCATTACAGCTGATGAAACTGAAGAGCTGCTTATTGGGGTTAATGTCCGAATTGTTGGTACTTCTTTCGGTTCGGCTACCAATCTTGATGGGGAATATGTGATACGAAATATCCGCCCCGGTCAATATAACATTGAAATCACCTATGTGGGTTTTGAGACCGTTTTGCTTACCGGTATTCAGGTTGAGGCGGGCGAAACTACAGAATTAAACTATGCACTGCGTGAGCAAGTTTTAAGTGCTGAGGAAGAAGTAATTGTAGTAGGTGAAGCTCCTATTTTTGACGTGGAAAAATCCTCTACTTCATCCACCATTTCCCGATCGGATATTGAGGCCGCTCCCATCCAAAAAGTGGAGGATGCGGTTGCCTTGCAGTCCGGAGTGGTTAAGGATCCAACCGGACTATACATCAAAGGCGGGCGGGCTTACGAAACCGGCTATGTAGTTGATGGTGTTTCTGCTCAGGATCCGCTGGCAGGAACCGGATTTGGATTAGACTTGGGTTCCAACTCATTTAGTAATGTGGAAGTGATAACCGGTGGGGTAGGTGCTGAATACGGTGACGTAACATCCGGTGTGGTATCGGTTCAAACCCGTGATGGTGGCGACCGCTACGAAGGCAGCTTTTCTCATAAACGGGATAACTTCGGTTCCAACGTGATGTCTCACGAGTCTAACTTTTTTGAAGACGTCTATGAATTGAGTATCGGCGGGCCGGAACCTATCACACAAAAATTATTGCCGCTGGCAGGCCTCAATATCCCGGGTGATGTGTATTTCTTTGCCACCGGGCAGTTCGCTACATCCGACGGTTATACCAAATTATCTGCAGACCAAATCAGGTCATCCATTGTTGACAATGAATTTTGGTCGCCCAGACAAGGGAACCGCTGGAACGGGATGATGAAACTGACCTACAACATCAAGCCGGGGATGCGCCTGCAGGGTGCTTACCAGCGATCGTTGACTATCAACCAGAATACGCGGATGCTTCAGATTACCGGTGCTGATACCCAGATTCAGCCCGGCTTCCAGTTTGCTTTCTCAAACGGCTTTCTCGACAACGCAAACACCTACACTCACGACAGCAACCTTTCCTACCTGAAGTGGACACATACCATTTCTCAAACCGCTTTTTATGAAGTGCAGGCAAGTCGGTTGTTTACCCGCTTAAGGGCAGATGCCAATGGTAGAAACTGGAGACCTGAAAATGTGGATGGGGAATTTGATCCGGGCAGTATCAACACCTATCCTGGAGAAGAGTTTCAGGGAACAGACGACTTCACCTATGTGCTTGCCGGTCCGGGTTATATCAATAACGGTGGTATCGCAACATTATGGCACGATCACTTTGCAGAAGAACTTACGCTGAAGTCAAGCCTCACCAAGTATTTCAATGAGCGTAATAATCAGCTGGTGTTTGGCTTTGAAATGAAATTCAATGACTACCAGTGGATTGACATCACCCGCCCATGGATTGGTGCCCCTATCCGGATTGATGAAAACACGGTTTCAGAAACATTCCGTGTAGGTGAAAGTTTTGATGCCTGGAGGGTTAAACCGACGAGAGGGGCCTTTTTTATAACAGATAAGATCCGTTATAACGGACTGATTGCAAACATCGGCGGGCGATTTGAGTATTGGTCTCCCGGCTCATATGTAGATGAAAGGGTGAAAGAGGCGTTGGATCCAAATACCTATTCCACCATCCCCGAATTTATTGCACAGGACTATCTTGATGAGACGACCGAGATTTTCGGCAATCGGTATAAGTTCATTTTCCTGCCAAAGGTAAACGTTTCTTTCCCGGTGAGAGAGAACCAGGTGTTGTTCTTTAACTATGGTCATTCGGCACGTATTCCTCACCCACGATTTGTGTATGCCGGGCTCGATCCTTTTTACCAGGATCAGTCAGATCTACCCAACCTTGGTAACCCGAACTTAGACCGTGAAATTGATATCTCGTATGAAATCGGTCTTCGGAATCAGATTACAGCAAATGATGCCTTAAATGTATCGGCCTTTTGGAGAGATAAATATGATTTTGTGACTTCCGAGCTAATCACCGTACCGGATATTGATGGCCGACCAACCACCAAGGCATTTCGAATTAACGGTGACTATGCCCGGTCCCGTGGGGTTGAGGTGAGTTACATCAAACGGTATAAGGACTTGCTGCAGGGTCAGGTTTCATTCACCTATTCCCGTGCCGAAGGTTTGAGTTCAACCAACGATGATAATCTGAACGCCATCAATGCCCGCCAAAATGTGGGTAATAATATTGAGACCCCGCTGGCCTGGGATCGCCCGTTCGATATAAAAGGAAATATCCGTTTTACTTACGACCGGGATGAACCCCTGTTTGATTTAAATCCACTGAATCAGTTTCAGATGTTTTTGTCTGCCGTGTGGAGAAGTGGTCAGCGTTATACACCCTATGAATTTGTAGGCTTCGAAAGAAATCCGGTAACCGGTGTTCGCGACTGGCGTCCTATTTACGAGCGATTGGACGATCCTGCTCAACGATACAGTGAAGTAGGTCCGGCCTGGTTTTACATGGATTTCAACATTAGAAAGTGGTTTGAGGTGAACGACACCCGGATCGCGGCTTTCCTCGAAATCACAAATATTTTAAATAATCAAAGCTCAGTAATTATTAACCCGGTAACCGGCAAAGGATACAAAAATTACCCTTCCGATCAGTCTTCTTTAATTGCTCTGAGAGATAACAGAAGTTACGATGTGCCCAATAATGTAAGAGACCCGCGTTACCTGGATCCTACCGACAATAACCTGCCGGCTTATGAAAATCCGGCGAATTACCTGGAACAGAGACACATCGTATTTGGAGTATCTATAAACTTTTAATTATGAAATTCATTAAAGCATTGATAAAAAGTTGTTTGTTGTTTCTTATCGGAGGGTTGCTTTACAGCCAAAGTGCCTATGCCCAAACCAGCTATGGTGATGACCGGGCAGGGACGGAAGGCTTTCAGTTTGCCAAGATTTCCATAGATGCCCGAAGTGCGGCAATGGGTAATTCAAATATGGCCGATGCCATTGATGGATCAAGCCTGTATTGGAATCCGGCCAATGCATCGGTACTCGGCAGTTCCAATGTGATGCTGAATCACACCCAATATGTTGCCGATATCAACCTTGAGTATTTGAGCTATATCCACAAACTCGGACGTTTTGCCATTGGTGGCAGTATCCAATACCTGAATTCCGGGGAGATAAATGAGACTACCGAATTTGAACCCCTGGGAACCGGCCGAACCTTTAGTACGCACCACATTTCCGCGGGGCTGACCGGTTCGCACCAGATTACGGATCTTTTCAGTTATGGAATTACCCTGAGATACCTGTCCGAAAATTATATCGACATTACCTATCAAACAGGAGCCATTGACTTTGGTTTTCTCTACTATGTGGGCGATACCGGTCTCAGGTTTGGAGTGAGTTTGAATAACTTTGGTTTTGAAGCTGCTCCTTCAGGTACTGCTGAATATGAAACCCTCGATGGTATGGTGGAGCAAGAGCCAACCAGCGATTTATCACTGCCAACAAGGTTCAATATCGCGGCAGCTTATAATGTCATCGAAAATGAAAATCACGAGCTTCTGGTAACGGCGCAGATCACTAATCCAAGTGATAACTCTGAGCAGTTGAATATGGGTGTTGAGTATGGTTTTATCGGCCAGTTTTTTGTGAGAAGCGGATACGAATTCGGTGTTGAAGAAAGAGTTTGGCCAAGCTTCGGGGCGGGCGTTCAGGTCCCATTTATGGAAAAAGTATTAAAAGCAGATTACGGATACACCGTGTTTGAACGTTTAGGTGGAATTCACAGAATTGGTTTAAGTGTAGCGCTATGAAACAAGCAGTAAACAGAATTTTTATTGGTTCATTAATCCTGACAGCAGGTTTTCTGTATGGATGTGACAACATTTTTGGAGCCAAGGATAACGACACAACAGATGAAATTTTCGAAGAGGGGAGTATTGACCCAACATTGGAAACCGTAGAAGGATATGCTCCGGTGCTTCCTTTCTGGGGTGAATTTGATGCTCCAACCGATGTATTCGTTGGCTTTGACCGTTTTGTATATGTAACGGATGCGCAGGGTGTCCACCTGCTGGACCGGGCCGACCTGAATCCAAGAATCACCATTGAGTTGGACGGAGCCAATGCCGTTACGCAAGACCGTCTTCTAAATATTTATGTATCTGCCCGCATCGATACTGTGATCGAATCGGTTGATCCCAACATAACCTGGAACCTGCCGGCGGTTTATAAAATTAAGAACATGAACGGGACCGGACCTCTCACCTATGTGGACACTCTTATTTTCCCATTTGATGATGCCAGTTTGAGTACCTCTGCGGCCCAAAATGCCCGCCTCAACCGCGGTTCAAATATCAATTACGAACGCGTTGAAATTACCGGGGTTTCAGCCATGGCTGATAACTCCATATACATCACACGAAGAGGTCCTTTTAATGAAACAAATCAGGTAGCAGCTCCTGATAATACCGTACTGGAATTCAGAAGAATTTCGGAAAACGGTGAGTTGACCGGAAAGATGGAAAACGTTCGCCAAATACGGACGCTGAATCCCGTTACGCCATCCTTGAGAAGTGGAATTGGTTTAAGTTCAGTGGCTACCTTTGTAGCTCCTCCACAGCGCGATACTTTTACAGAAGATCGGAGCTTCCTGATTACCCAGGCCGATCAGACAAAGGATATCTCTTTTAGAGTTTTATGGATTAATGCTGTTGAAACTCCCGACGGACTTGTATTTCAACAAAACTCACAGCTGCTTGCCCAGGATACTACCCAAGCCGATGGCTTTCTATATGAGCCGGATAAATTTCAGCAGCCAACCGATGTGGCATTCGGCGGTGATGATGACAGCTACATATTTGTGGTAGATGCTGCCCAGCATAAACTATATCAGTTCCAGTCGAATGGTCAAGAAGGAGTGCCTCCACCTCCCGGTGCTGAAAATCAAACCAAACAAGTATTGGTGTCATTTGGTGAGCTTGGTTCAGGGCCAAAAGAATTTGATTCCCCGAGCGGAGTTGCTTACTTCAACCAGGTAGTATATGTAGCCGACAAAGGCAATAATCGTATCGCACGATATAAGCTTACTACTGACTTTGAATAGGGCTTAATCCCCGTTCAGTCAAGCTGTTAAGTTATAATAAAACCTGATCGTAACATTATCTTAATCTTATAGTTTTTATTTTTGGGTTCTACTGAAAACCTCAAATAAAACGGACAAATGTTACGCTACTTATCTATAGTTTTTTTAAGTCTGATTGTGTCAGGTTCTGCCCTTGCGCAATCAACTATTACGGGTAAAGTTACGGACGCCAGCACCGGCGAACCCATTATTGGTGCCAACATATTAGTGATGGGAACCACCCAAGGTGCTGCCACCGATCTTAACGGTGAATATGAGATTGACGATGTTGATCCGGGTACCTACAACCTGCGTGTTTCTAATATCGGGTATGTAACCCTGATGGAAGAAGTCACGGTTGGAGAAGGAACCCTTACCCTCGATTTTGAAATGCAACTTACCAGTGAGTCATTGACTTCACTTGAGGTATTTGCTTCTCGTTCAGACCAAACCACTCCGGTTGCTTTCTCTGATGTAAGTCAGGAAGAAATCAGAGTTCAGTTGGGTTCTCGTGACCTTCCTGAAGTGTTAAACGTTACACCTTCGGTTTACTCAACCAACTCAGGTGGCGGTGCAGGTGATGCCCGTATTAACGTTCGTGGATTCAGCCAGAGAAACGTGGCTGTAATGATTAATGGTGTTCCTGTAAATGATATGGAGAACGGCTGGGTGTACTGGTCTAACTGGGATGGCGTTGGTGATGCTGCCCGATCCATTCAGGTTCAGCGCGGTATTTCAAATGTAAACCTGGCTGTGCCATCTGTGGGTGGTACCCTGAACATTATTACTGACCCAAGCAACAATGAAGCCGGCGGCATGGTGAAGTTTGAGAACGGTAGTGGAGCCTTCAACAAAACTACCCTGATGCTGAACTCCGGCCTTATTAACGACAAGTTTGCCATCAGCGCCGTGGGTGTACGAAAAGAAGGCGAAGGTATTGTTGACGGAACATGGACAGATGCCTGGGCTTATCATATTGCGGCTTCATACCAAATTAATGACGAGAA
Proteins encoded:
- a CDS encoding TonB-dependent receptor, with amino-acid sequence MKRFNLILLLFTLLGTASVWAQNTGSISGTITADETEELLIGVNVRIVGTSFGSATNLDGEYVIRNIRPGQYNIEITYVGFETVLLTGIQVEAGETTELNYALREQVLSAEEEVIVVGEAPIFDVEKSSTSSTISRSDIEAAPIQKVEDAVALQSGVVKDPTGLYIKGGRAYETGYVVDGVSAQDPLAGTGFGLDLGSNSFSNVEVITGGVGAEYGDVTSGVVSVQTRDGGDRYEGSFSHKRDNFGSNVMSHESNFFEDVYELSIGGPEPITQKLLPLAGLNIPGDVYFFATGQFATSDGYTKLSADQIRSSIVDNEFWSPRQGNRWNGMMKLTYNIKPGMRLQGAYQRSLTINQNTRMLQITGADTQIQPGFQFAFSNGFLDNANTYTHDSNLSYLKWTHTISQTAFYEVQASRLFTRLRADANGRNWRPENVDGEFDPGSINTYPGEEFQGTDDFTYVLAGPGYINNGGIATLWHDHFAEELTLKSSLTKYFNERNNQLVFGFEMKFNDYQWIDITRPWIGAPIRIDENTVSETFRVGESFDAWRVKPTRGAFFITDKIRYNGLIANIGGRFEYWSPGSYVDERVKEALDPNTYSTIPEFIAQDYLDETTEIFGNRYKFIFLPKVNVSFPVRENQVLFFNYGHSARIPHPRFVYAGLDPFYQDQSDLPNLGNPNLDREIDISYEIGLRNQITANDALNVSAFWRDKYDFVTSELITVPDIDGRPTTKAFRINGDYARSRGVEVSYIKRYKDLLQGQVSFTYSRAEGLSSTNDDNLNAINARQNVGNNIETPLAWDRPFDIKGNIRFTYDRDEPLFDLNPLNQFQMFLSAVWRSGQRYTPYEFVGFERNPVTGVRDWRPIYERLDDPAQRYSEVGPAWFYMDFNIRKWFEVNDTRIAAFLEITNILNNQSSVIINPVTGKGYKNYPSDQSSLIALRDNRSYDVPNNVRDPRYLDPTDNNLPAYENPANYLEQRHIVFGVSINF
- a CDS encoding PorV/PorQ family protein translates to MKFIKALIKSCLLFLIGGLLYSQSAYAQTSYGDDRAGTEGFQFAKISIDARSAAMGNSNMADAIDGSSLYWNPANASVLGSSNVMLNHTQYVADINLEYLSYIHKLGRFAIGGSIQYLNSGEINETTEFEPLGTGRTFSTHHISAGLTGSHQITDLFSYGITLRYLSENYIDITYQTGAIDFGFLYYVGDTGLRFGVSLNNFGFEAAPSGTAEYETLDGMVEQEPTSDLSLPTRFNIAAAYNVIENENHELLVTAQITNPSDNSEQLNMGVEYGFIGQFFVRSGYEFGVEERVWPSFGAGVQVPFMEKVLKADYGYTVFERLGGIHRIGLSVAL